A region of Micromonospora chokoriensis DNA encodes the following proteins:
- a CDS encoding nSTAND1 domain-containing NTPase, translating into MGRPERPLDPEAGELGRFALGLRQLRTEAGSPTYRQLARRAHFSVTTLANAASGETVPSLQVTLAYVAACGGDPTEWTERWHSLIASLAAAETVEGSRGPYWGMAAFQPEDSEWFFGRERLVAQLCELLTRRRFVAVFAPSGAGKSSLLRAGLIAAVADNPVKGQPGWSTVLMTPGEHPIEEMATQLVAGQDLPRDTVQRHLTADPSSIRETMEQIFSTRPPAGTVLIVVDQFEELFTLCREEEERSAFIAALLAAAEVPRARVVLGVRADFYGRCAAYPALVAALHEHQLLVGPMDDEDLRRTITGPAERAGLLVDPALVEMAVADVGGQTGALPLLSHALLETSRLRQGKRITLAHYRESGGVNGAITRTAERVYAQFDEGQRGLTRDIFLRLTALGDGTEDTRRRAPLAELIGGVDPLAAAEVLSRLTAARLVTADEKGVMVAHEALIQEWPRLRRWLTDDRELLRSHRRLTEAAAEWDRHHRVDGFLYRGVQLALWGTRQVMNLSDLERDFLETSRARENRRRAARRRRTRVALTGLAATVVVVSVLAAVALVQAGRAATERDLAVSRQLTVEANNQLQIDPQQAQRLARRALTTRPTVGAEMVLRQAAVDDRLQAIVPMSSKKALGVAFSPDGRRVAATGADGEVRVWSWAGHGVSGPGLALTGGPEGQVWSPMFSPDGKRLVAAGSDGTVRIWQVDGAAGPIVLRGHEGPVWGVAFSPDGRSVASAGEDTTIRVWDARGVGRPVVLRGHSKVAVGVAFSPDGRQLATSGHDATVRLWDLAARSTRTILTGPREATRTLVFSQDGTRLACSSADGTAWVWPLTGSATPVVLRGHEGTVEGLALSSDEQWIATTSDDLTVRIWSANGAGDPLVLRGHTNRVWALAFSPDGSRLVSAADDGTLRIWDPGSDRLILRGHEKATWSAAFTPDGQRVVSGGEDGTVQVWNLATPAEPRVLGRHDGDVYGLTVSADGSSVATGGRDGSVRVWDLAGRHDPVVLRGHEKQAWIADFSPDGRRLASVSNDGSLRIWDLTGQSAPVVHRAAEEIRYAAFSPDGEKVATAGAEGTLRIWDALGTTEPLLLPGHEGLVWAVAFSPDGQRVVSAGFDGTVQIHSVAGGIAPMVLRGHEGPVWHVSFSPDGQWVLSSGKDGTARLWHASEVAQPVTFGGFGASVETVDFSPDGGRLVSTHDDGTVRVWPCRACAPVQNLLES; encoded by the coding sequence GGCGAACGCGGCCAGCGGTGAGACCGTGCCGAGCCTTCAGGTGACACTGGCGTACGTCGCCGCCTGTGGCGGCGATCCGACGGAATGGACCGAACGGTGGCACAGCCTGATCGCAAGCCTGGCTGCCGCCGAGACGGTGGAGGGCAGCCGAGGGCCGTACTGGGGAATGGCAGCGTTCCAGCCGGAGGACTCAGAATGGTTCTTCGGACGCGAGCGCCTGGTGGCTCAGCTCTGTGAATTGCTCACCCGCCGCCGGTTCGTCGCGGTTTTCGCGCCGTCTGGAGCGGGCAAGTCGTCCCTGCTGCGAGCGGGCCTAATAGCGGCGGTGGCCGACAATCCCGTGAAGGGTCAGCCGGGCTGGTCCACGGTGCTGATGACGCCCGGCGAGCATCCGATCGAAGAAATGGCGACCCAGCTCGTCGCTGGACAAGACCTGCCCCGCGACACGGTCCAGCGCCACCTGACCGCCGACCCGTCCAGCATCCGCGAAACGATGGAGCAGATTTTCAGTACCCGTCCACCGGCCGGGACCGTGCTGATCGTGGTGGACCAGTTCGAGGAGCTGTTCACGCTCTGTCGCGAGGAGGAGGAACGGTCGGCGTTCATTGCCGCGCTGCTCGCCGCGGCGGAGGTCCCCAGGGCGCGCGTGGTGCTCGGCGTACGGGCCGACTTCTATGGTCGGTGTGCCGCCTACCCGGCCCTGGTGGCCGCTCTCCACGAGCACCAGCTGCTGGTCGGCCCGATGGACGACGAGGATCTGCGTCGGACGATCACCGGGCCCGCCGAGCGCGCCGGGTTGCTGGTGGACCCGGCGCTGGTGGAGATGGCCGTGGCGGACGTCGGCGGTCAGACGGGCGCGCTACCGCTGCTGTCCCACGCACTTCTGGAGACGTCGCGCCTGCGGCAGGGCAAGCGGATCACACTGGCCCACTACCGCGAATCGGGCGGCGTGAACGGCGCCATCACCCGTACCGCGGAACGGGTGTACGCGCAGTTCGACGAGGGGCAGCGAGGGCTGACACGAGACATCTTCCTGCGCCTGACCGCCCTCGGGGACGGCACCGAGGACACCCGACGTAGGGCACCCCTGGCCGAGCTGATCGGCGGGGTGGACCCATTGGCCGCAGCCGAGGTGCTGAGCAGATTGACGGCTGCACGGCTGGTCACGGCGGATGAGAAGGGCGTCATGGTCGCCCATGAGGCGCTCATCCAGGAGTGGCCCCGGCTGCGTCGCTGGCTGACCGACGATCGGGAGCTGCTGCGCTCGCACCGCCGGCTGACGGAGGCCGCCGCCGAGTGGGATCGCCACCACCGGGTGGACGGATTCCTGTATCGGGGGGTCCAGTTGGCGCTCTGGGGAACGCGCCAGGTGATGAACCTCAGCGACCTGGAGCGGGACTTTCTGGAGACCAGTCGAGCACGAGAGAATCGGCGCCGGGCGGCCCGACGGCGGCGGACCCGCGTGGCGTTGACCGGGCTCGCGGCAACCGTCGTCGTGGTGAGCGTCCTCGCGGCGGTGGCACTCGTGCAGGCGGGCCGGGCGGCCACCGAGAGGGACCTCGCTGTTTCCCGGCAGCTGACGGTTGAGGCCAACAACCAACTGCAGATCGATCCGCAGCAGGCGCAGCGCCTCGCCAGACGTGCTCTGACCACACGTCCCACTGTCGGTGCGGAGATGGTGCTCCGCCAGGCTGCCGTTGACGACCGGCTGCAGGCGATCGTGCCGATGAGCAGCAAAAAGGCGTTGGGCGTGGCGTTCAGTCCGGACGGGCGGCGAGTGGCGGCCACCGGGGCGGACGGCGAGGTGCGGGTGTGGAGCTGGGCCGGGCACGGCGTCTCTGGACCGGGCCTGGCCCTCACCGGCGGCCCGGAGGGGCAGGTCTGGAGCCCGATGTTCAGCCCGGACGGGAAGCGACTGGTCGCCGCCGGCTCGGACGGCACCGTCCGGATCTGGCAGGTCGACGGAGCCGCTGGGCCCATCGTCCTACGTGGGCACGAGGGCCCGGTCTGGGGAGTGGCCTTCAGCCCCGACGGACGGTCGGTCGCCAGTGCCGGCGAGGACACCACCATCCGGGTCTGGGATGCCCGCGGCGTCGGCCGACCGGTGGTGCTGCGTGGGCACAGCAAGGTGGCGGTCGGGGTGGCCTTCAGCCCCGACGGGCGCCAGTTGGCCACCAGCGGCCACGACGCGACGGTTCGGCTCTGGGATCTGGCCGCGCGATCCACCAGGACGATTCTCACCGGGCCGAGGGAGGCCACCAGGACGTTGGTGTTCAGCCAGGACGGCACCCGCCTGGCCTGCTCCAGCGCCGACGGTACGGCGTGGGTGTGGCCGTTGACCGGTTCCGCAACCCCGGTGGTGCTGCGGGGGCATGAGGGCACTGTGGAAGGGCTCGCGCTGAGCTCGGACGAGCAGTGGATCGCGACCACCAGTGACGATCTGACCGTACGGATCTGGAGCGCCAACGGCGCCGGTGACCCGTTGGTGCTGCGCGGCCACACCAACCGGGTCTGGGCATTGGCGTTCAGTCCGGATGGATCCCGGCTGGTGAGCGCGGCCGATGATGGGACGCTGCGGATCTGGGACCCGGGCAGTGACCGTCTGATCCTGCGGGGTCACGAGAAGGCGACCTGGTCGGCCGCGTTCACCCCGGACGGGCAGCGGGTGGTCAGCGGCGGCGAGGACGGCACGGTGCAGGTCTGGAACCTGGCCACACCGGCCGAGCCTCGGGTGCTCGGCCGCCACGACGGCGACGTCTACGGTCTCACGGTGAGTGCGGACGGGTCGAGTGTGGCCACCGGCGGCCGTGACGGGAGCGTACGAGTCTGGGACCTCGCTGGCAGACACGACCCTGTGGTGCTTCGCGGCCACGAGAAGCAGGCGTGGATCGCCGACTTCAGCCCGGACGGCCGTCGTTTGGCCAGTGTCAGCAACGACGGAAGCCTGCGGATCTGGGACCTGACCGGCCAGAGCGCCCCGGTGGTCCATCGGGCCGCCGAGGAGATCCGCTACGCCGCCTTCAGCCCGGACGGCGAGAAGGTCGCCACAGCCGGTGCGGAGGGCACCCTGCGGATCTGGGACGCGCTCGGCACGACCGAACCGCTGCTCCTTCCCGGTCACGAGGGATTGGTGTGGGCAGTGGCCTTCAGCCCGGACGGGCAGCGGGTCGTCAGTGCCGGCTTCGACGGCACCGTGCAGATCCACTCCGTCGCCGGCGGCATCGCGCCAATGGTTCTGCGAGGGCACGAGGGGCCCGTCTGGCACGTGTCGTTCAGCCCGGACGGACAGTGGGTGCTCAGTTCTGGAAAGGACGGCACCGCACGGTTGTGGCACGCTTCGGAGGTCGCGCAGCCCGTGACGTTCGGGGGTTTCGGCGCTTCCGTCGAGACCGTCGACTTCAGCCCGGACGGCGGGCGGCTCGTCTCGACGCATGACGACGGCACCGTACGTGTCTGGCCCTGCCGCGCGTGTGCTCCGGTCCAGAACCTGCTGGAGTCGTGA
- a CDS encoding cellulose binding domain-containing protein has translation MSSSMLATPVPPAPTATAPRPRRARLWWTALTAVAAMVAAVPIATGPASAESNGGVRVMPLGDSITDGFNVPGGYRIELWQRFTAGGYRIDFVGSQFNGPASLGDHDHQGHSGWTIAQIHANVVNWLRATNPRTVLLHIGTNDMYGDTSGAPGRLAALVDRITSTAPNADVFVATIIPKAGADTQVRGYNNAIPGIVQSRAAAGKRVHLVDMYRALTLSDLADGVHPNATGYRKMAAAWYDALRTVPGSIGGDTPPTTPPPTTPPPTTPPPSGDCRVAYTVNAWNSGLTASISVTNTSSTPVDGWALAFTLPGGQSITSGWNAGYSPSSGAVTARNVSYNATIAPNTSVDIGFQATHTGNSGRPSAFTLNGTACTVA, from the coding sequence ATGAGCAGTTCGATGCTCGCCACTCCCGTCCCTCCCGCACCCACCGCCACGGCGCCGCGGCCCCGGCGCGCCCGCCTGTGGTGGACCGCCCTGACCGCCGTCGCCGCCATGGTCGCCGCCGTGCCGATCGCGACCGGTCCCGCGAGCGCAGAGTCCAACGGCGGTGTACGCGTGATGCCGCTCGGTGACTCCATCACCGACGGGTTCAACGTGCCCGGCGGTTACCGGATCGAGCTGTGGCAACGGTTCACGGCCGGCGGTTACCGGATCGACTTCGTCGGCTCGCAGTTCAACGGCCCAGCCAGCCTCGGTGACCACGACCACCAGGGGCACTCCGGCTGGACGATCGCCCAGATCCACGCCAACGTGGTCAACTGGTTGCGGGCCACGAACCCCCGGACCGTGCTGCTGCACATCGGCACCAACGACATGTACGGCGACACGTCCGGCGCACCGGGTCGACTGGCCGCGCTCGTCGACCGGATCACCAGCACCGCCCCGAACGCGGACGTGTTCGTCGCGACGATCATCCCGAAGGCCGGTGCGGACACCCAGGTGCGGGGATACAACAACGCCATCCCCGGGATCGTGCAGAGCCGCGCCGCCGCCGGAAAGCGTGTCCACCTGGTCGACATGTACCGTGCCCTGACGCTCAGCGACCTCGCCGACGGCGTGCACCCCAACGCCACCGGCTACCGCAAGATGGCCGCAGCCTGGTACGACGCGCTCAGGACGGTGCCCGGCAGCATCGGCGGCGACACCCCGCCGACCACTCCCCCGCCGACCACTCCCCCACCCACGACTCCCCCGCCGTCGGGTGACTGCCGCGTCGCGTACACGGTCAACGCCTGGAACAGTGGTCTCACCGCCTCGATCTCGGTGACGAACACGAGCAGCACGCCGGTCGACGGTTGGGCCCTGGCGTTCACGCTGCCCGGTGGGCAGAGCATCACCAGCGGCTGGAACGCCGGCTACTCCCCGTCCAGTGGCGCGGTCACCGCCCGCAACGTCTCCTACAACGCCACGATCGCGCCGAACACCTCGGTCGACATCGGCTTCCAGGCGACCCACACCGGCAACAGTGGCCGCCCGTCCGCGTTCACCCTCAACGGCACCGCCTGCACGGTCGCCTGA
- a CDS encoding vanadium-dependent haloperoxidase: MRSRQQSRHLIWSRAIPATIALGLLVVSAMTGPAPAAAVSGTGRANPVVTWDLNAQTAIWDVAAQQPNEQVRSFAMVNGAVYDAVNAIAGTPYQPYLAAPSSSGTESVDAAVATAAHGVLAALFPDQRERLRVQHDAALATIRDGRSKQGGIRIGARAAATMVAARQDDGAFGDQQWSQGTRPGQWRPTPPLFLSQGAWTGHLRPFLIPRASMFRAPEPPQLTSGAYTRDLNEVKQLGSATSTARTQDQTEAAIWWHDRRSGSWEIKRQLATTQQLDALQTARFFAMTDLIVADSGVACFSQKDAWSYWRPVTAIHQADTDGNPRTAADPGWQSLLVTPPFPEYPSGHACGTGARMSLYRHFFGRDDIAFSGSSADSGTTRRFTSFSQALDELIGARVWGGVHFRTADVEGAKIGEQVYRYAVRHHFRPLR; this comes from the coding sequence ATGAGGAGCCGTCAGCAATCACGTCACCTGATCTGGTCACGCGCTATCCCCGCAACCATCGCGCTCGGCCTGCTGGTCGTCTCCGCGATGACCGGCCCGGCCCCCGCTGCCGCGGTCTCCGGCACCGGCCGCGCCAATCCGGTGGTCACCTGGGACCTGAATGCCCAGACGGCAATCTGGGACGTCGCGGCCCAGCAACCGAACGAGCAGGTGCGTAGTTTCGCAATGGTGAACGGGGCCGTCTACGACGCGGTGAACGCCATCGCCGGCACCCCGTACCAGCCGTACCTCGCCGCACCGTCGTCAAGCGGGACCGAGTCGGTGGACGCCGCCGTCGCCACCGCCGCCCATGGCGTACTCGCCGCTCTGTTTCCTGATCAGCGGGAGCGGCTTCGGGTCCAGCACGACGCTGCTCTCGCCACGATTCGTGACGGGCGGTCGAAGCAGGGCGGCATCAGGATCGGGGCGCGAGCCGCGGCCACGATGGTCGCCGCACGGCAGGACGACGGCGCGTTCGGGGACCAGCAGTGGAGCCAGGGGACAAGGCCCGGCCAGTGGCGGCCCACACCGCCGCTGTTCCTGTCCCAGGGCGCATGGACCGGCCACCTGCGGCCGTTCCTCATCCCCCGTGCGTCGATGTTCCGCGCACCCGAGCCGCCGCAACTGACCAGCGGTGCCTACACCCGCGACCTCAACGAGGTGAAGCAGCTCGGGTCGGCGACGAGCACGGCGCGTACGCAGGACCAGACGGAGGCCGCGATCTGGTGGCACGACCGACGATCCGGCTCCTGGGAGATCAAGCGGCAGCTCGCCACCACCCAACAGCTGGACGCGCTGCAGACCGCGCGCTTCTTCGCGATGACCGACCTCATCGTGGCCGACTCGGGCGTGGCGTGCTTCAGCCAGAAGGACGCGTGGAGCTACTGGCGTCCGGTCACCGCGATCCACCAGGCCGACACGGACGGTAACCCGAGGACGGCCGCCGACCCGGGCTGGCAGTCGCTGCTCGTCACACCGCCCTTTCCCGAGTACCCCTCCGGTCACGCCTGCGGCACGGGTGCGCGCATGTCGCTGTACCGGCACTTCTTCGGCCGAGACGACATCGCCTTCAGCGGGTCCAGCGCCGACTCCGGCACAACCAGGCGATTCACCAGCTTCTCGCAGGCGCTCGACGAGCTCATCGGCGCGCGCGTCTGGGGCGGCGTCCACTTCCGGACCGCTGACGTGGAGGGGGCGAAGATCGGGGAGCAGGTCTACCGCTATGCGGTCCGGCACCATTTCCGCCCGCTGAGATAG
- a CDS encoding acetylxylan esterase, whose protein sequence is MPHSALTPDELQRYAPDVAEPDDFDQFWRDTLAEAAARPVLVDVRPQPTDLPLLDSWDVTFAGFGGDPVRAWYTRPAGAREPLPAVVEYAGYGRGRGLPHERLTWPVAGYAHLLMDNRGQAGQYATGDTPDPHGAPGGPSPATWGILDPRDYHYRRLITDAVRAVEAVRALPDVDGDRVSVVGNSQGGGLALAVAGLVDDLAAVLTTAPFLCDMRSAVGLTDLAPYGEIGRYLAVHREGEEAVWRTLSYVDAVTFARRATAPAHFGVGRRDTVCPPRTAFAAYNHYGAANGRPTPPEREIHVYPFNGHEGGEAVHVRRQLRWLASVLHPAHASTG, encoded by the coding sequence GTGCCCCACTCCGCCCTCACCCCCGACGAACTCCAGCGGTACGCCCCGGACGTCGCCGAGCCCGACGACTTCGACCAGTTCTGGCGGGACACCCTCGCCGAGGCGGCTGCCCGCCCGGTGCTCGTCGACGTCCGCCCGCAGCCGACCGACCTACCGTTGCTCGACTCCTGGGACGTCACGTTCGCCGGCTTCGGCGGCGACCCCGTGCGGGCCTGGTACACCCGCCCGGCCGGTGCCCGGGAACCTCTGCCGGCCGTGGTCGAGTACGCCGGCTACGGTCGCGGCCGCGGCCTGCCGCACGAGCGGCTGACCTGGCCGGTGGCCGGGTACGCGCACCTGTTGATGGACAACCGGGGTCAGGCCGGGCAGTACGCCACCGGGGACACCCCCGACCCGCACGGCGCCCCCGGCGGGCCCTCGCCGGCCACCTGGGGGATCCTCGACCCGCGCGACTACCACTACCGCCGTCTGATCACCGACGCGGTCCGGGCGGTCGAGGCGGTCCGCGCCCTGCCCGACGTCGACGGTGACCGGGTCAGCGTGGTCGGCAACAGTCAGGGTGGCGGCCTCGCCCTGGCCGTGGCCGGCCTCGTCGACGACCTCGCCGCGGTGCTGACCACCGCGCCGTTCCTCTGCGACATGCGCAGCGCCGTCGGGCTCACCGACCTCGCGCCGTACGGCGAGATCGGCCGTTACCTGGCCGTGCATCGGGAGGGCGAGGAGGCCGTGTGGCGGACGTTGTCCTACGTGGACGCGGTCACCTTCGCCCGGCGGGCGACGGCACCGGCGCACTTCGGGGTCGGCCGACGCGACACCGTCTGCCCGCCGCGAACCGCCTTCGCCGCCTACAACCACTACGGCGCCGCGAACGGTCGACCCACCCCACCGGAGCGGGAGATCCACGTTTACCCGTTCAACGGCCACGAGGGCGGCGAAGCGGTCCACGTCCGACGTCAGCTGCGCTGGCTCGCCTCGGTCCTCCATCCCGCTCACGCATCCACCGGGTGA
- a CDS encoding LacI family DNA-binding transcriptional regulator, whose product MTEHRPLDPPASTTIATIANDVGVSVATVSKVLNGRGDVAPGTRARVEASLDRHQYQRRVRRPSTGSGRIELVFHEFDTGWAMEILRGVEAATTAAGVGLSVAQLDGAHRPPARWLEALLADRPLGVVFVLSHLAEAQQQHLRRQGIPFVVVDTDSATSASVPTVGSNNWNGGLLAARHLLDLGHRRIAVISGPPDVLCSRARAAGFQSAHDEAGIVVDRELVRYGSFSAGAGHAHGLQLLRRPDRPTAIFAGSDIQAMGVLRAARQCGLRVPEDLSVIGYDNLPVSAWTDPALTTINQPLRDMAGIATQMLLDLTRGNEPATSRIDLVTELVVRESTAPPADPR is encoded by the coding sequence ATGACGGAGCACCGCCCACTCGACCCACCCGCCTCCACCACCATCGCGACCATCGCCAACGACGTCGGCGTCTCGGTCGCGACGGTGTCCAAGGTCCTCAACGGACGTGGTGATGTCGCCCCCGGCACCAGAGCCCGCGTGGAGGCGAGCCTCGACCGCCACCAGTACCAGCGCCGCGTCCGGCGACCTTCGACCGGCAGCGGTCGCATCGAGCTCGTGTTCCACGAGTTCGACACCGGTTGGGCGATGGAGATCCTGCGCGGCGTGGAGGCGGCGACGACCGCTGCCGGCGTCGGGCTGTCGGTGGCCCAACTCGACGGCGCGCACCGCCCGCCGGCCCGATGGCTGGAGGCGCTGCTCGCCGACCGGCCCCTGGGCGTGGTGTTCGTCCTCTCCCACCTGGCCGAGGCCCAGCAACAGCACCTGCGCCGCCAGGGCATACCGTTCGTCGTCGTCGACACCGACAGCGCGACCTCGGCCTCCGTGCCCACCGTCGGCTCGAACAACTGGAACGGCGGCCTGCTCGCCGCCCGGCACCTCCTCGATCTCGGGCACCGGAGGATCGCCGTCATCTCCGGGCCGCCCGACGTGCTGTGCAGCCGCGCCCGGGCCGCCGGCTTCCAGTCGGCCCACGACGAGGCCGGCATCGTGGTCGACCGTGAACTGGTCCGCTACGGCAGTTTCTCCGCCGGCGCCGGTCACGCCCACGGTCTGCAACTGCTGCGCCGACCGGACCGCCCCACGGCCATCTTCGCCGGCTCGGACATCCAGGCCATGGGAGTGCTCCGGGCCGCCCGCCAGTGCGGCCTCCGAGTGCCCGAGGACCTCTCGGTGATCGGGTACGACAACCTGCCCGTCTCCGCCTGGACCGACCCGGCCCTCACCACGATCAACCAACCGTTGCGCGACATGGCCGGCATCGCCACCCAGATGCTGCTGGACCTGACCCGAGGCAACGAGCCGGCGACCAGCCGGATTGACCTGGTGACCGAGCTGGTCGTCCGGGAGAGCACCGCACCGCCCGCCGACCCGCGTTGA
- a CDS encoding beta-xylosidase/alpha-l-arabinosidase: protein MRSQLPGDSDAAPWRDPRLSPTERAEALVPMMSLEEKIAQLVGVWVGAEASGEGVAPHQSDMISETPQWSTVIRYGLGQLTRPFGTAPVDPVLGARSLAASQAQIVAASRFGIPAQVHEECLTGFAAWRATVYPTPLSWGASFDPELVEAMADRIGRSMRAAGVHQGLAPVLDVTRDYRWGRTEETIGEDPYLVGTTGAAYVRGLERAGVVATLKHFAGYSASRGGRNLAPVPMGPRELADVILPPFEMALRHGGARSVMNSYAEIDGLPVAADPGLLTGLLRDEWGFTGTVVADYFAVRFLETLHGVAADAADAARLALRAGIDVELPTVDTFGAPLVEAVRRGEVDETLIDRALRRVLRQKIELGLLDEGWNELPDDVASLRFDDDVSQDVAVRLAREAVVLLRNTGVLPLTAGGRVALVGPLADDPMAMLGCYSFPNHVGVNHPEFGMGLDIPSLRDELARRVPLLTHEPGCAITGEDTSGIPAAVAAAADADVCVLAVGDRAGMFGRGTSGEGCDAADLRLPGVQADLVRAVLATGTPVVLVLMAGRPYALGPEFDAAAGVVQAFFLGQRGGQALAEVLTGAVNPSGRLPVSVPRDAGGMPSTYLAPPLGRRNKVSSIDPTPSYPFGHGLSYTTFEWSDARVVEAADDAPDQPAAWPVDGEVRVRITVANTGDRDGAEVVQLYLHDPVAQTTRPVVRLVGYARLPLAPGESAHVTFGVPADVASFTGLSGRRVVEPGDVELRFGRSSGDLVASLPLRLTGPERQVGHQRELLTSVRIEPLVAVPQSA, encoded by the coding sequence ATGAGAAGTCAGTTGCCCGGGGACAGCGACGCCGCGCCGTGGCGCGATCCGCGGCTGTCGCCGACCGAACGGGCCGAGGCGCTCGTGCCGATGATGTCGCTGGAGGAGAAGATCGCCCAGCTCGTCGGCGTCTGGGTCGGCGCCGAAGCCAGCGGCGAGGGCGTCGCACCACACCAGTCCGACATGATCAGCGAGACGCCGCAGTGGAGCACCGTCATCCGGTACGGGTTGGGCCAGCTCACCCGACCGTTCGGCACCGCGCCCGTCGACCCGGTGCTCGGCGCCCGGTCGCTGGCGGCCTCGCAGGCGCAGATCGTCGCGGCCAGTCGGTTCGGGATCCCGGCGCAGGTGCACGAGGAATGCCTCACCGGGTTCGCGGCGTGGCGGGCCACCGTCTACCCGACTCCGCTCAGCTGGGGCGCGTCCTTCGACCCCGAACTGGTCGAGGCCATGGCCGACCGGATCGGACGCTCCATGCGCGCCGCCGGTGTGCACCAGGGTCTCGCCCCGGTCCTGGACGTCACCCGCGACTACCGCTGGGGCCGCACCGAGGAGACGATCGGCGAGGACCCCTACCTGGTGGGGACGACAGGTGCCGCGTACGTGCGGGGCCTGGAGCGGGCCGGCGTGGTGGCCACGCTGAAACACTTCGCCGGTTACTCGGCCTCCCGTGGCGGGCGCAACCTCGCGCCGGTGCCGATGGGCCCCCGGGAGTTGGCCGACGTCATCCTGCCGCCGTTCGAGATGGCGCTGCGGCACGGTGGCGCCCGCTCGGTGATGAACTCCTACGCGGAGATCGACGGTCTGCCCGTCGCCGCCGACCCCGGGTTGCTGACCGGGCTGCTGCGTGACGAGTGGGGCTTCACCGGCACCGTGGTCGCCGACTACTTCGCCGTCCGGTTCCTGGAGACCCTGCACGGGGTCGCCGCGGACGCCGCCGACGCCGCCCGGCTCGCCCTACGAGCCGGCATCGACGTCGAGCTGCCCACTGTGGACACCTTCGGCGCGCCGCTGGTGGAGGCGGTACGTCGTGGCGAGGTCGACGAGACGCTGATCGACCGCGCGCTGCGGCGGGTCCTGCGCCAGAAGATCGAGCTCGGTCTGCTCGACGAAGGCTGGAACGAACTGCCCGACGACGTGGCGTCCCTGCGGTTCGACGACGACGTCAGCCAGGACGTCGCCGTACGCCTCGCCCGGGAGGCCGTCGTGCTGCTGCGCAACACCGGTGTCCTTCCCCTGACCGCCGGTGGGCGGGTGGCCCTGGTCGGCCCGCTCGCCGACGATCCGATGGCCATGCTCGGCTGCTACTCGTTCCCCAACCACGTGGGCGTGAACCACCCCGAATTCGGGATGGGTCTGGACATTCCCTCGTTACGCGACGAGCTTGCCCGACGCGTCCCGCTGCTCACCCACGAACCCGGCTGCGCCATCACCGGCGAGGACACCTCGGGCATCCCGGCCGCGGTCGCCGCGGCGGCCGACGCCGACGTGTGTGTGCTCGCCGTCGGCGACCGGGCGGGGATGTTCGGCCGGGGCACCTCGGGGGAGGGCTGCGACGCCGCCGACCTGCGGCTACCCGGTGTGCAGGCCGACCTGGTCCGGGCCGTTCTCGCCACCGGCACCCCGGTGGTCCTGGTGCTGATGGCGGGCCGCCCCTACGCGCTCGGGCCGGAGTTCGACGCCGCGGCGGGCGTGGTGCAGGCGTTCTTCCTCGGCCAGCGCGGCGGGCAGGCGCTCGCCGAGGTGCTCACCGGCGCGGTCAACCCGTCCGGGCGGTTGCCGGTCAGCGTGCCCCGCGACGCGGGCGGGATGCCGAGCACCTACCTGGCACCCCCGCTCGGTCGGCGCAACAAGGTCTCCTCGATCGACCCGACGCCGAGCTACCCGTTCGGCCACGGGTTGAGCTACACCACCTTCGAGTGGTCCGACGCCCGCGTCGTCGAGGCGGCGGACGACGCCCCGGACCAGCCGGCGGCCTGGCCGGTCGACGGCGAGGTGCGGGTCCGGATCACCGTGGCCAACACCGGTGACCGGGACGGTGCCGAGGTGGTGCAGCTCTACCTGCACGATCCGGTCGCGCAGACCACCCGTCCGGTGGTCCGGCTGGTCGGCTACGCCCGCCTGCCGTTGGCACCCGGCGAGTCGGCGCACGTGACCTTCGGGGTGCCGGCCGACGTCGCGTCGTTCACCGGGCTCTCCGGCCGGCGCGTCGTCGAGCCCGGCGACGTCGAACTGCGGTTCGGCCGGTCCAGCGGCGACCTGGTGGCGAGTCTGCCGTTGCGGTTGACCGGCCCCGAGCGCCAGGTCGGCCATCAACGGGAACTGCTCACGTCGGTGCGGATCGAGCCCCTCGTGGCCGTTCCGCAGTCCGCCTAG